In Tenacibaculum sp. 190524A02b, the genomic stretch GTTGCAAAAAACGTTGTCAGGAATTAAGCAAATACGATTTGTTGTTCCGATAAATATGGAAGCGAATAATAGCTTATTGCAATTCTTAGAGGTGTATTGGAAGGAAGTATATCGTTATGGATTTGGTTTTGAGAATGTAATTTTTGAAACACTATAACGATGAAGGAGCAACGATATTTAGTAGTAAGTGAAGGGGATTTACCTTCACTTGCTAAGCTCCTGATACAATACATTCAGGAATTCAAAGGAAACTCAAATGAGAAAGTATGGCTAACACAAAAGGAAGCAGAAAGCATGCTCAATTTAAAAACGTCAGCTATGGCGAATTTAAGGCACAGCGGAGTCATAGAATTTTCACAACCTACAAGAAAAGTAATACTCTATAAAAGGGAATCCCTTTTAAATTATTTGGAAAAACATTCAAAAAAACCTTTTTAGTTATGGAAAAATCACTGATAACAAAAGAAATGATTGCTTTTCAATTGGGTTTTAGGAGCTCTCTTTTATTGGGAGCAAACAAAGAA encodes the following:
- a CDS encoding helix-turn-helix domain-containing protein, coding for MKEQRYLVVSEGDLPSLAKLLIQYIQEFKGNSNEKVWLTQKEAESMLNLKTSAMANLRHSGVIEFSQPTRKVILYKRESLLNYLEKHSKKPF